A genomic segment from Segniliparus rotundus DSM 44985 encodes:
- a CDS encoding tyrosine-type recombinase/integrase, with the protein MTRRQLPPQIKKTTVKNRKTGKDETRYEVVVETGADPRTGRRSQSKRRFATEKEARQHLADTQAKVAQGAYVHKNELTFDQACEDFLNGLHGLKPTTLDGYRFDLAVPRQLLGRLSVQQLAKQHFDNIVRQVQSGTLTRAHRNRNTREGNRKKWGARSVNGMLNTCQRVLEGLVEQGVLARNPAQLVGRVPNEAKGAAERAHTVEEMRAVLAAAKDGRDRHIWHLAYHGLRRGEISGLTWGDVDFEAQEVAVRSSRVCVGGKVIEQDSLKSRSSKRTLKGTPVLMAELRAAKARQAAERLAHGEDYNDGGWVACDERGNPYRPDTLTRKFAKLQKRAGTKNVIRLHDARHTCATIMHYQGVPAASVCAWLGHANPAITMRIYTHPSAGAIEQVAESYGRVVTFCDNEPPAPQGPAGGGRKAG; encoded by the coding sequence ATGACGCGGCGCCAACTGCCCCCGCAGATCAAGAAAACCACCGTCAAGAATCGCAAGACCGGCAAAGACGAGACCCGCTACGAGGTTGTCGTCGAGACCGGGGCCGACCCCCGCACCGGACGCAGGTCCCAGTCCAAACGACGCTTCGCCACGGAGAAGGAGGCCCGCCAGCACCTCGCCGACACCCAGGCGAAAGTCGCCCAAGGCGCCTACGTCCACAAGAACGAGCTGACCTTCGACCAAGCCTGCGAGGACTTCCTGAACGGCCTGCACGGCCTGAAGCCCACCACGCTCGACGGCTACCGATTCGACCTCGCCGTGCCCCGCCAGCTCCTCGGGCGCCTGTCCGTGCAGCAGCTCGCCAAACAGCACTTCGACAACATCGTCAGGCAAGTGCAGTCGGGCACGCTCACCCGCGCGCACCGCAACCGCAACACCCGCGAAGGCAACCGGAAGAAGTGGGGCGCGCGCAGCGTGAACGGCATGCTCAACACCTGCCAACGGGTCCTGGAGGGCCTGGTCGAGCAGGGCGTCCTCGCCCGCAACCCCGCACAGCTCGTGGGGCGCGTCCCCAACGAGGCCAAAGGCGCCGCAGAGCGCGCCCACACCGTCGAGGAGATGCGCGCGGTCCTCGCCGCCGCCAAAGACGGCCGCGACCGCCACATCTGGCACCTCGCCTACCACGGGCTGCGGCGCGGCGAGATATCCGGCCTGACATGGGGCGACGTGGACTTCGAAGCGCAAGAGGTCGCCGTGCGCTCCAGCAGGGTGTGCGTGGGCGGGAAAGTCATCGAACAGGACAGCCTCAAATCCCGCTCGTCCAAGCGCACGCTGAAAGGCACCCCCGTGCTCATGGCAGAGCTGCGCGCCGCGAAGGCCCGGCAGGCCGCCGAGAGGCTCGCCCACGGCGAGGACTACAATGACGGCGGCTGGGTCGCCTGCGACGAGCGCGGCAACCCCTACCGCCCCGACACCCTCACCCGCAAATTCGCCAAGCTCCAGAAAAGGGCCGGGACGAAGAACGTGATCCGCCTGCACGACGCGCGGCACACCTGCGCCACGATCATGCACTACCAAGGCGTGCCCGCGGCCTCGGTCTGCGCCTGGCTCGGCCACGCCAACCCCGCCATCACCATGCGGATCTACACCCATCCCAGCGCCGGGGCCATCGAACAGGTCGCGGAGAGTTACGGGCGAGTTGTGACATTCTGTGACAACGAGCCTCCCGCGCCGCAAGGACCGGCGGGTGGCGGGCGCAAGGCCGGGTGA
- a CDS encoding alpha,alpha-trehalose-phosphate synthase (UDP-forming) encodes MSDGTASDGAAPHSPAPALDKTGDGQFVIVANRLPVDWERTPDGSGKWRRSPGGLVTALEPLLRERGGAWVGWPGTTDPRVGETPIVFEDGLSMRPVRLTSQEVADYYEGFSNATLWPLYHNLIVKPEFRRQWWLSYVEINRRFAQIASESAAPGATVWVQDYQLQLVPKMLRMLRPDVTIGFFLHIPFPPVELFMQLPWRREIVEGLLGADLIGFQRPQAAQNFMWLAKELTGQETSRSSVGVRGRFGVVRTGFRSVRVGAFPISIASAEIDQQSKSRAVRTRALAIRDELGNPDHILLGVDRLDYTKGIDVRMRAVEELLKERRIDPERTVFVQLATPSRERVESYQALRAEIEREVGKINGEYGQVGRPIVHYLHRPVAREELLAFYVAADVMLVTPLADGMNLVAKEYIACRSDLGGSLVLSEFAGAAAELRQCYLVNPFHLNGVKDNIVAAIEQSSTEGRRRMRAMRRQVLAHDVGRWARSFLDALAGQIDDTAPFESDEPLD; translated from the coding sequence ATGTCTGACGGCACGGCATCGGACGGCGCGGCGCCGCACAGCCCGGCGCCCGCTCTCGACAAGACGGGCGACGGGCAGTTCGTCATCGTCGCCAACCGTTTGCCCGTGGACTGGGAGCGCACGCCCGACGGGTCGGGAAAGTGGCGGCGCAGTCCCGGAGGCCTGGTCACAGCGCTCGAGCCGCTGCTGCGCGAACGCGGCGGCGCGTGGGTGGGCTGGCCCGGCACGACCGACCCGAGGGTGGGCGAGACACCCATCGTGTTCGAGGACGGGCTGTCCATGCGGCCGGTGCGGCTGACAAGCCAGGAAGTCGCCGACTATTACGAGGGCTTCTCGAACGCCACGTTGTGGCCGCTGTACCACAACCTCATCGTGAAACCGGAGTTCCGGCGGCAGTGGTGGCTCTCGTACGTGGAGATCAACCGCCGGTTCGCGCAGATCGCGAGCGAGTCGGCGGCCCCGGGGGCGACGGTCTGGGTGCAGGACTACCAGTTGCAGCTGGTGCCGAAAATGCTGCGGATGCTGCGCCCGGATGTGACCATCGGCTTTTTCCTGCACATCCCCTTTCCTCCGGTGGAGCTGTTCATGCAGCTGCCGTGGCGGCGGGAGATCGTGGAAGGGCTGCTGGGCGCGGACCTCATCGGGTTCCAACGTCCGCAAGCCGCGCAGAACTTCATGTGGCTGGCCAAGGAGCTCACCGGCCAGGAGACGTCGCGCAGCTCCGTGGGCGTGCGCGGCCGCTTCGGCGTGGTCCGAACAGGTTTCCGCTCGGTCAGGGTCGGGGCGTTCCCCATCTCCATCGCCTCCGCGGAGATCGACCAGCAGTCCAAGAGCCGCGCGGTGCGCACCCGCGCCCTCGCGATCCGCGACGAGCTGGGCAACCCGGACCACATCCTGCTGGGCGTGGACCGGCTCGACTACACCAAGGGCATCGATGTGCGCATGCGGGCGGTCGAAGAGCTGCTCAAGGAACGGCGGATCGACCCCGAGCGCACAGTGTTCGTGCAGCTCGCCACCCCGAGCCGGGAACGGGTCGAGAGCTACCAGGCGCTGCGGGCGGAGATCGAGCGCGAGGTGGGCAAGATCAACGGCGAGTACGGCCAGGTGGGCCGCCCGATCGTGCATTATCTGCATCGCCCGGTCGCCAGGGAAGAGCTGCTGGCGTTCTATGTCGCGGCGGACGTCATGCTCGTGACCCCGCTGGCAGACGGCATGAACCTGGTCGCGAAGGAGTACATCGCCTGCCGGAGCGATTTGGGCGGGTCGCTGGTGCTCAGCGAGTTCGCGGGAGCGGCGGCCGAACTGCGGCAGTGCTATCTCGTCAACCCGTTCCATTTGAACGGCGTGAAGGACAACATCGTCGCCGCGATCGAGCAAAGCTCGACGGAGGGCCGCAGACGGATGCGGGCTATGCGCCGCCAAGTGCTCGCGCACGACGTGGGACGCTGGGCGCGCTCATTCCTCGACGCCCTCGCCGGGCAGATCGACGACACCGCCCCCTTCGAGTCCGACGAGCCGTTGGACTGA
- a CDS encoding DUF5319 family protein — MVAVQEDLPPDPFDRDVPFHRLGASGWEEFEDEDVLTPIDEQEREAIEEDLLDLGAFEQLLRPRGVRGLVVLCDECHEEHYHDWDMLRSNLTQLLRSGTTAPHEPPFQPDPRDYVSWDYCRGYRDAHLHESWGARRRRRG; from the coding sequence GTGGTAGCTGTGCAAGAAGACCTGCCCCCGGACCCGTTCGACCGCGATGTGCCGTTCCACCGTCTGGGCGCTTCGGGGTGGGAGGAATTCGAGGACGAGGACGTGCTGACCCCGATTGATGAGCAAGAGCGGGAGGCGATCGAAGAAGACTTGCTCGATCTGGGGGCCTTCGAGCAGTTGTTGCGGCCCAGGGGCGTGAGGGGTTTGGTCGTTCTCTGTGACGAATGCCATGAGGAGCATTACCACGATTGGGACATGCTCCGGTCCAATCTCACACAGCTTCTGCGCTCGGGCACGACCGCCCCGCATGAGCCGCCGTTTCAACCGGACCCAAGGGATTATGTGAGCTGGGATTACTGCCGAGGGTACCGGGACGCCCATTTGCACGAGTCCTGGGGCGCCCGGCGCCGGCGCCGGGGATGA
- the guaB gene encoding IMP dehydrogenase: protein MRSVNTALPEAPTRTGGDDPNKIAMLGLTFDDVLLLPSESDVMPAEADTSSQLTAKIRLKVPLVSSAMDTVTEARMAIAMARAGGLGVLHRNLSAAEQAQAVETVKRSEAGMVTDPVTCSPDMTLAEVDALCARYRISGLPVVASDGQLVGIITNRDMRFEVDQDRTVSEVMTKQPLVTAPQGVTAAAALGILRRHKIEKLPVVSGNGALTGLITVKDFAKTEQYPNATKDEDGRLLVGAAVGVGDEAWERAMALADAGVDVLFVDTAHGHSRKVLEMVAKLVAELGDRVEVIGGNIATREAAAALVAAGAKAVKVGVGPGSICTTRVVAGVGAPQISAILEAAAACAKAGVPVIADGGLQSSGDIAKALAAGASTVMVGSLLAGTSESPGEVIFIGGKQYKSYRGMGSLGAMSSRGKARSYSRDRYFQDDELAEDKLVPEGVEGRVPFKGPLPSVIHQLTGGLRAAMGYTGASTIEELQRARFVRITAAGLRESHPHDITMTAEAPNYAQR from the coding sequence ATGAGGAGCGTGAACACCGCACTGCCCGAAGCGCCCACCCGGACCGGCGGAGACGACCCGAACAAGATTGCCATGCTCGGGTTGACCTTCGACGATGTTCTTCTGTTGCCGTCCGAGTCGGACGTGATGCCCGCAGAGGCAGACACTTCGAGTCAATTGACGGCGAAAATCCGGCTGAAAGTGCCGCTGGTGAGCTCGGCGATGGACACCGTGACCGAGGCGAGGATGGCGATCGCGATGGCGCGCGCGGGCGGGTTGGGGGTGCTGCACCGCAATCTCTCCGCCGCGGAGCAGGCTCAGGCGGTGGAGACGGTCAAGCGCTCCGAGGCAGGCATGGTGACCGACCCGGTGACCTGCAGCCCGGACATGACCCTCGCCGAGGTGGACGCGCTCTGCGCCCGGTACCGGATCAGCGGGCTGCCGGTCGTCGCGAGCGACGGCCAGCTCGTGGGCATTATCACCAACCGCGACATGCGCTTCGAGGTGGACCAGGACCGCACCGTCTCGGAAGTGATGACCAAACAGCCGCTCGTCACCGCGCCACAAGGGGTCACAGCGGCGGCCGCGCTCGGGATCTTGCGCAGGCACAAGATCGAGAAACTGCCGGTGGTGTCGGGCAACGGCGCCCTCACGGGCCTCATCACCGTCAAAGATTTCGCGAAGACGGAGCAATACCCGAACGCGACGAAGGACGAGGACGGGCGGCTGCTGGTGGGCGCGGCGGTCGGCGTCGGCGACGAAGCGTGGGAGCGCGCTATGGCGCTGGCGGACGCGGGCGTGGACGTGCTGTTCGTGGACACCGCGCACGGCCACAGCCGCAAGGTGCTCGAAATGGTCGCCAAACTGGTCGCCGAACTCGGCGACCGGGTCGAGGTCATCGGCGGCAACATCGCCACCAGGGAAGCCGCCGCCGCGCTGGTCGCCGCAGGGGCAAAAGCAGTCAAAGTCGGCGTCGGGCCGGGCTCCATCTGCACCACACGCGTGGTCGCCGGCGTCGGGGCTCCGCAGATCAGCGCCATCCTGGAAGCCGCGGCGGCCTGCGCCAAAGCTGGTGTGCCAGTCATCGCGGACGGCGGCCTGCAGTCTTCCGGCGACATCGCGAAGGCGCTCGCGGCAGGCGCCTCCACCGTCATGGTCGGCTCGCTTCTGGCGGGCACGAGCGAATCCCCCGGCGAGGTGATTTTCATCGGCGGCAAACAGTACAAAAGCTACCGGGGCATGGGCTCGCTCGGCGCGATGTCGAGCCGGGGCAAGGCCAGGTCGTACTCCCGCGACCGATATTTCCAAGACGACGAGCTCGCCGAGGACAAACTCGTGCCGGAGGGCGTGGAAGGTAGGGTGCCGTTCAAAGGCCCGCTGCCCAGCGTGATCCACCAGCTGACCGGCGGGCTGCGCGCCGCGATGGGCTACACCGGGGCGAGCACCATCGAAGAGCTCCAACGCGCGAGGTTCGTCCGGATCACCGCCGCCGGGCTGCGCGAAAGCCACCCGCACGACATCACCATGACCGCGGAGGCGCCCAACTACGCGCAGCGGTGA
- a CDS encoding GuaB3 family IMP dehydrogenase-related protein: protein MDQLVEIGKGRTARRTYQLEDISIVPSRRTRSSKHVSTSWRLDAYGFEFPLMAHPTDAVVSPETAVRLGALGGLGVLNGEGLWARHQDVEKLFQQVAEVAGGDADSRQAVRLLQELHSAPIRHDLLTLAVKTIKDSGVITAVRVSPQNARELTPVLVSAGIDLLVIQGTIISAEHVTQDAAEPINLKTFIGELDVPVIAGGVSDYRTALHLMRTGAAGVIVGYGSTEGVTTSEDVLGISVPMATAVADAAAARRDYLDETGGRYVHVIADGDITSSGQLAKAIACGADAAMLGVPFAAAAQAPGLGWYWPSAVAHPSVPRGAVAPVDVAEQEDRPTLEQVLFGPSEDPFGTTNLVGGLRRAMAKSGYSDIKEFQKVGLSVRV from the coding sequence ATGGACCAACTCGTCGAGATCGGCAAGGGCCGAACCGCTCGCCGCACCTATCAGCTCGAAGACATCAGCATCGTGCCGTCTCGTCGGACCAGATCCTCAAAGCATGTGTCCACGTCATGGCGGCTCGACGCCTACGGATTCGAGTTCCCGCTCATGGCGCACCCCACCGACGCCGTGGTCTCCCCCGAGACCGCTGTGCGGCTCGGCGCGCTCGGCGGCCTCGGCGTGCTCAACGGGGAAGGGCTGTGGGCGCGGCACCAGGACGTGGAAAAACTCTTCCAACAGGTGGCCGAAGTCGCGGGCGGCGACGCCGACTCGCGTCAGGCAGTGCGGCTGCTGCAGGAGCTGCACAGCGCGCCGATCCGGCACGACCTGTTGACCCTCGCGGTGAAAACCATCAAGGACTCCGGCGTCATCACCGCCGTGCGGGTCAGCCCGCAGAACGCGCGAGAGCTCACCCCCGTGCTCGTGAGCGCCGGGATCGACCTGCTGGTCATCCAAGGCACGATCATCTCCGCCGAGCATGTCACGCAGGACGCGGCGGAACCGATCAACCTCAAGACGTTCATCGGCGAGCTCGACGTGCCGGTCATCGCGGGCGGCGTGAGCGACTACCGCACCGCCCTGCATCTGATGCGGACCGGAGCAGCCGGGGTGATCGTCGGCTACGGCTCGACCGAAGGCGTCACCACCAGCGAGGACGTCCTCGGCATCAGTGTGCCGATGGCGACTGCTGTCGCGGACGCGGCCGCAGCCCGGCGCGACTACCTCGACGAGACCGGCGGCCGGTATGTGCACGTCATCGCCGACGGCGACATCACCAGCTCCGGCCAACTCGCCAAAGCCATCGCCTGCGGGGCCGACGCCGCCATGCTCGGAGTCCCGTTCGCCGCCGCCGCGCAGGCCCCCGGCCTGGGCTGGTACTGGCCGTCGGCGGTCGCGCACCCGTCGGTGCCGAGGGGCGCGGTCGCTCCGGTCGACGTCGCGGAGCAAGAGGACCGCCCGACGCTCGAACAGGTCCTCTTCGGCCCCTCCGAGGACCCGTTCGGCACAACGAACCTGGTCGGCGGCCTGCGGCGGGCGATGGCGAAATCCGGCTACAGCGACATCAAGGAATTCCAGAAGGTGGGCCTCTCCGTCCGAGTCTGA